A part of Aegilops tauschii subsp. strangulata cultivar AL8/78 chromosome 2, Aet v6.0, whole genome shotgun sequence genomic DNA contains:
- the LOC109738267 gene encoding squamosa promoter-binding-like protein 13, which yields MDRKDKSRKSSSAASMAALAAAAAAGDVARADGMSGEEDQKLKLVNVPVVSVGGSSSSAAAVAVRRGSGAAGAVATGAAGAGGPSCQAERCGADLSEAKRYHRRHKVCEAHAKAAVVVVAGLRQRFCQQCSRFHELLEFDDQKRSCRRRLAGHNERRRKSSAEANGGDGCRHADQDGRSHPGNPPLSHFQIR from the exons ATGGACCGCAAGGACAAGTCCCGCAAGTCCTCCTCGGCAGCGTCCATGGCCGCGCTCGCCGCCGCAGCTGCGGCCGGCGACGTGGCCCGAGCCGACGGGATGTCCGGCGAGGAGGACCAGAAGCTGAAGCTCGTGAACGTTCCCGTGGTTTCCGTCGGCGGCTCGAGCTCCTCTGCCGCGGCGGTGGCGGTGAGGAGGGGCAGTGGTgctgctggcgccgtggcgaCGGGCGCGGCTGGGGCAGGCGGGCCGAGCTGCCAGGCTGAGAGGTGCGGCGCCGACCTCAGCGAGGCGAAGCGGTACCACCGCAGGCACAAGGTGTGCGAGGCGCACGCCAAGGCTGCTGTCGTGGTCGTCGCCGGCCTCCGCCAGCGCTTCTGCCAGCAATGCAGCCG GTTCCACGAGCTTTTGGAGTTCGACGACCAGAAGCGCAGCTGCCgccgtcgcctggccgggcacaACGAGCGGCGGAGGAAGAGCTCGGCGGAGGCCAACGGCGGCGACGGGTGCCGCCACGCCGACCAGGACGGCCGTAGCCACCCGGGGAACCCGCCGCTGAGCCATTTCCAGATCAGATAA